One stretch of Tenacibaculum sp. MAR_2010_89 DNA includes these proteins:
- a CDS encoding peptidase domain-containing ABC transporter, which yields MRRENKNMNLKKLQKTHVLQHDQSDCGVACLLSLIQYYGGSNSLEKLRELSGTTKQGTTLLGLYQTANQLGFTAQGNEADIQALIVHKEPVILHVLIENKLQHYIVCYGFENNKFIIGDPGKGILTYTKDELEKVWISKTCLTLGPNTNFVKAIDTKKSKKEWFLKLLKEDRQLLLISILLGIGIALLGMAMSVFSQKLIDDILPSQNTKKLFFGIGLLTFLLLVRVGFTALREVLLIRQSKDFNNRIIDSFYTSLLHLPKPFFDTRKIGELVARLNDTNRVQKVIKFIASNFVIDALVVLVSFVFLFSYSWQVGVISLISLPIYFLIIYRFNAKIIKSQKEVMQSYALSESNYISSMQGIATVKNFNRQSFFQKINQLVFGNLQNKIADLGKINVRLSLLAGIAGVLFLMSILSYTSYQVYHKQMLLGELMAILGIAGSLLPSITNLALVSIPINEAKIAFNRMFEFTSIEKEEQGGIEIESFDLLAIKNLSFRFAGRSQLLKDLDLIIKKGKITAVVGESGSGKSTLGQILQKFYSFEGGTITINNKVSFKEINVSYWRDLVGVVPQEITIFNGNVLDNILLGKEDKPEDVMRFCQEHGFEEFIKYFPQGYATILGEEGVNLSGGQKQIIALARVLYKQPQLLILDEATAAMDRKTEKFSIELISQLKDKMGILFISHRLETLKKYADTIYVLENGETSINGNHQKLLETSNFYSDYWQELL from the coding sequence ATGAGAAGAGAAAATAAAAACATGAATTTAAAGAAGCTACAAAAAACGCACGTTTTACAGCATGACCAGTCAGATTGTGGAGTGGCTTGCTTATTATCACTAATACAGTATTATGGAGGTAGTAATTCATTAGAAAAATTACGTGAATTAAGCGGTACTACTAAACAAGGAACTACTTTGTTAGGGTTGTATCAAACTGCCAACCAACTTGGATTTACAGCTCAAGGGAACGAGGCAGATATTCAAGCTTTAATAGTTCATAAAGAGCCTGTTATTTTACATGTTTTAATAGAAAACAAACTACAACACTATATAGTATGTTATGGTTTTGAAAACAATAAATTTATAATTGGTGATCCTGGAAAAGGAATATTAACCTATACCAAAGACGAATTAGAAAAAGTATGGATTTCTAAAACTTGTTTAACACTAGGTCCAAACACTAACTTTGTAAAAGCTATTGATACCAAAAAATCAAAAAAAGAATGGTTTTTAAAACTATTAAAAGAAGATAGGCAATTGTTGCTTATAAGTATTCTATTGGGTATTGGAATTGCTTTGTTGGGAATGGCAATGTCGGTGTTTTCACAAAAATTGATAGATGATATTTTACCTTCACAAAATACTAAAAAATTGTTTTTTGGTATTGGTTTACTAACTTTTTTATTGTTAGTTCGAGTGGGTTTTACTGCTTTGCGTGAAGTTTTATTAATACGTCAGTCTAAAGACTTCAACAATCGAATTATAGATTCATTTTATACATCGCTATTACATTTACCTAAACCTTTTTTTGATACTCGTAAAATAGGAGAATTAGTAGCACGTTTAAACGATACTAATAGGGTGCAAAAAGTAATTAAGTTTATTGCTAGTAATTTTGTTATTGATGCCTTGGTTGTTTTGGTGTCTTTTGTTTTTTTATTCTCTTATTCATGGCAGGTAGGTGTTATTTCTTTGATAAGCTTGCCTATCTATTTTTTAATAATTTATAGGTTTAATGCTAAAATTATTAAATCACAAAAAGAGGTAATGCAAAGTTACGCATTGAGTGAAAGTAATTATATTAGTTCTATGCAAGGTATTGCTACTGTAAAGAACTTTAATCGTCAATCTTTTTTTCAAAAAATAAATCAACTGGTTTTTGGTAATTTACAAAATAAAATTGCTGATTTAGGGAAAATAAATGTACGTTTATCATTATTGGCAGGAATAGCTGGGGTATTGTTTTTAATGTCGATTTTATCATACACGTCATACCAAGTTTATCATAAGCAAATGCTATTAGGTGAATTAATGGCAATATTGGGTATTGCAGGTTCTCTGCTGCCTTCTATAACAAATTTAGCTTTAGTTTCTATTCCTATTAATGAAGCAAAAATAGCATTCAATCGAATGTTTGAATTTACTTCAATTGAAAAGGAAGAACAGGGTGGTATTGAAATTGAAAGCTTTGATTTGTTAGCTATTAAGAACTTATCATTTCGATTTGCAGGAAGAAGTCAACTTTTAAAAGATCTAGATTTAATTATTAAAAAAGGAAAAATTACTGCGGTTGTTGGTGAAAGTGGAAGTGGTAAAAGTACTCTAGGCCAAATATTGCAAAAATTTTATTCCTTTGAAGGTGGAACAATAACTATTAATAATAAAGTTTCATTTAAAGAAATTAATGTGTCTTATTGGAGAGATTTAGTAGGTGTTGTGCCTCAAGAAATCACTATTTTCAATGGAAATGTGCTAGATAATATATTATTAGGAAAAGAAGATAAACCTGAAGATGTCATGCGGTTTTGTCAAGAGCATGGTTTCGAAGAGTTTATTAAATATTTTCCGCAAGGATATGCTACTATTTTAGGTGAAGAAGGGGTTAATTTATCAGGTGGTCAAAAACAAATCATAGCATTGGCAAGAGTTTTATATAAACAACCTCAATTGTTAATTTTAGATGAAGCTACTGCAGCTATGGATAGAAAAACAGAAAAATTTAGCATTGAATTAATTTCACAACTTAAAGATAAAATGGGTATACTATTTATTTCTCATCGTTTAGAAACTTTAAAAAAATATGCCGATACTATTTATGTATTAGAAAATGGAGAGACTAGCATAAATGGTAACCATCAAAAACTATTAGAAACGTCTAACTTTTATAGTGATTATTGGCAAGAGTTATTATAG
- the glpQ gene encoding glycerophosphodiester phosphodiesterase encodes MNSKLVIAHRGASGYLPEHTMEAKAMAYAMKPDFIEQDLVLSKDDVPIVIHDIYLDDVTNVASVYSNRKRKDGRYYVVDFTFDELQCLKVTERFNPKSGKQFYPKRFPKGKSNFKLHSFQQEIELIQGLNYSTGNSIGIYPEIKNPEFHYENQKDIAKIVIDILFDYGYKTKEDKCILQCFDARELERIRIDLQSNLFLVQLIENEEEVEKLYSYAKYADGIGPWYKQILDVKENEKWKFTSLVNDAHEFGLKVHPYTFRADQLSEFSSFEEMMQLLFYEANIDGAFTDFPDKMVAFLKMS; translated from the coding sequence GTGAATTCAAAACTTGTTATTGCGCATAGAGGAGCCTCAGGGTATTTGCCAGAACATACTATGGAAGCTAAGGCTATGGCCTATGCTATGAAACCTGATTTTATTGAGCAAGATTTAGTACTTAGTAAAGATGATGTTCCAATTGTAATTCATGATATTTATTTAGACGATGTTACTAATGTAGCCTCTGTTTATTCAAATAGAAAACGGAAAGATGGCAGATATTATGTTGTTGATTTTACTTTTGATGAGCTTCAATGTTTAAAAGTAACAGAACGTTTTAATCCAAAAAGTGGAAAGCAGTTTTACCCGAAACGTTTTCCAAAAGGGAAAAGTAATTTTAAACTTCATTCTTTTCAGCAAGAAATTGAATTAATTCAAGGGTTGAATTACAGTACAGGAAATAGTATTGGGATTTATCCTGAAATTAAAAACCCTGAATTTCACTATGAAAATCAAAAAGATATAGCTAAAATAGTTATAGATATTCTTTTTGACTATGGGTATAAAACTAAGGAAGATAAGTGCATTCTTCAATGTTTTGACGCTAGAGAACTTGAGCGTATTAGAATAGACTTGCAGTCTAATTTGTTTTTAGTACAACTTATAGAAAATGAAGAGGAGGTAGAAAAACTATATTCTTATGCAAAGTATGCAGATGGAATTGGGCCTTGGTATAAACAGATCTTAGATGTAAAAGAAAATGAAAAATGGAAATTTACATCATTGGTTAATGATGCACATGAGTTTGGGTTAAAAGTACATCCTTATACTTTTAGAGCCGATCAATTAAGTGAATTCTCTTCTTTTGAAGAAATGATGCAATTATTGTTTTATGAAGCAAATATTGATGGTGCTTTTACCGATTTTCCTGATAAAATGGTTGCTTTTTTAAAAATGAGTTAA
- a CDS encoding Lrp/AsnC family transcriptional regulator has protein sequence MKLDIIDKKLLALLQKDSKQTNKSLSLQLGLSVTAVYERIKKLEREDVITQYVAIVDKNKIDKSLLVFCHIKLEKHTKEYIAEFEKEINKLQEVTECFHLSGEYDYLLKIYIKNMDSYREFMVNKVTGLKHIGSTHSVFTIGEVKNTIAIAL, from the coding sequence ATGAAATTAGATATTATTGACAAAAAACTTTTAGCCCTACTACAAAAAGACAGCAAACAAACTAACAAAAGCTTATCATTACAACTTGGGCTATCAGTTACTGCTGTTTATGAACGAATAAAAAAACTTGAACGAGAAGACGTTATTACACAGTATGTAGCTATTGTTGACAAAAATAAAATAGACAAATCTTTATTAGTATTTTGTCATATAAAACTTGAAAAACACACTAAAGAATATATTGCCGAATTCGAAAAAGAAATCAATAAATTACAAGAAGTAACAGAATGCTTTCATTTAAGTGGAGAGTATGACTACCTTTTAAAAATTTACATTAAAAACATGGACTCTTACAGAGAATTTATGGTAAACAAAGTAACTGGCTTAAAACACATAGGGAGTACTCATAGTGTTTTTACAATAGGAGAAGTTAAAAACACCATTGCTATTGCTTTATAA
- a CDS encoding DUF3817 domain-containing protein: MINIFKIVSFLEGISYILLLGLGMYYKYFLDDPTYVKMFGMPHGVLFIAYIILAILLKYKLKWSGVTFGIVCLLSLLPFGTFFVGKYLKN; the protein is encoded by the coding sequence ATGATAAACATATTTAAAATAGTTAGTTTTTTAGAAGGAATATCTTACATATTATTACTAGGACTAGGAATGTATTATAAATATTTTTTAGACGACCCAACGTATGTTAAAATGTTTGGTATGCCACATGGAGTATTGTTTATAGCATATATAATTTTAGCTATATTATTGAAATACAAATTAAAATGGAGCGGAGTAACTTTTGGTATTGTTTGCTTACTTTCTTTACTTCCTTTTGGAACTTTTTTTGTTGGTAAATATTTGAAAAACTAA
- a CDS encoding retropepsin-like aspartic protease, protein MASLKKVLKKKKYIKIKLKKMVTNHLELKASINGVKGRFILDTGASNSCVGLDLISFFKLISEESEIKAAGAGATDMETQKSENNLLKIGDWKTKKCDLVLFDLSHVNAALTQHDAEEVHGIIGADILESGKAFIDYDKKYLYLKKPKKKKVIKLPF, encoded by the coding sequence ATGGCAAGTTTGAAAAAAGTATTAAAGAAAAAGAAATATATTAAAATAAAGCTTAAGAAGATGGTTACGAATCATTTGGAGTTAAAGGCTTCGATTAATGGAGTTAAAGGGCGTTTTATTTTAGATACTGGTGCGTCAAACTCATGTGTTGGACTTGATTTAATTAGTTTTTTTAAATTGATTTCTGAAGAAAGTGAAATTAAAGCAGCCGGTGCGGGTGCTACTGATATGGAGACTCAAAAATCAGAAAATAATTTACTTAAAATTGGTGATTGGAAAACTAAAAAGTGTGATCTAGTACTTTTTGATTTGTCACATGTAAACGCAGCTTTAACTCAGCATGATGCTGAAGAGGTGCATGGTATTATAGGAGCTGATATTTTAGAAAGTGGAAAGGCTTTTATAGATTATGATAAAAAATATTTATATTTAAAAAAGCCAAAAAAGAAAAAGGTAATAAAGCTTCCTTTTTAA
- a CDS encoding aminotransferase class I/II-fold pyridoxal phosphate-dependent enzyme: MNFKPANNIQDLQYFGEFGGVNPSISDSSTYTFLEAKTMFDTFEGNTDGCYLYSRHTSPSNLYLGEALAAMEGTETANVAGSGMGAITATILQICGAGDHVVSSRTIYGGTYAFLKNFTPRMNISTSFVDITKLDVVEASINDKTKVIYCETVSNPLLEVADLKALSALAKKYNLKLVVDNTFSPLSISPVQLGADVVIHSLTKFINGSSDTMGGVVCGTSDFVNSQKSVIDGASMLLGASMDSLRSASILKNMRTLHIRMKQHSKNASFLAGRFEADGVKTVYPGLKSHPSHEVFKSMMNEEYGFGGMLTIDAGSLEKANALMELMQERNLGYLAVSLGFYKTLFSAPGTSTSSEIPEEEQEEMGLTDGLIRFSIGLDNDIERTYKMMKTCMLEVGVLEENNMVSV; the protein is encoded by the coding sequence ATGAATTTTAAACCAGCAAATAATATACAAGACCTACAATATTTTGGAGAATTCGGAGGCGTGAACCCTTCTATTTCTGATTCTTCTACGTATACTTTTTTAGAAGCAAAAACAATGTTTGATACTTTTGAAGGTAATACCGATGGATGTTATTTATATTCACGACATACTTCACCTTCAAATTTATATTTAGGAGAGGCTTTAGCAGCTATGGAGGGAACAGAAACTGCAAATGTAGCAGGTTCAGGAATGGGAGCAATTACGGCGACAATATTACAGATTTGTGGCGCTGGTGATCATGTAGTATCTAGTAGAACTATTTATGGAGGTACGTATGCTTTTTTAAAGAATTTCACCCCTCGAATGAATATTTCAACATCTTTTGTTGATATCACTAAGTTAGATGTTGTTGAAGCATCTATAAATGATAAAACCAAGGTGATTTATTGTGAAACAGTAAGTAACCCATTATTGGAGGTGGCTGACCTTAAAGCACTGTCAGCATTAGCTAAAAAATATAATTTAAAATTGGTGGTGGATAATACTTTTTCACCATTGTCTATTTCACCTGTTCAATTAGGGGCTGATGTAGTAATTCATAGTTTAACAAAATTTATTAATGGTTCTTCAGATACTATGGGTGGTGTTGTTTGTGGTACTTCTGATTTTGTAAACTCGCAAAAAAGTGTAATAGATGGAGCAAGTATGTTATTAGGAGCTTCAATGGACTCTTTGCGCTCTGCTTCTATTTTAAAAAATATGAGGACGTTACATATTCGTATGAAACAGCATAGTAAAAATGCTAGTTTTTTAGCTGGTAGATTTGAAGCTGATGGAGTAAAAACTGTTTATCCAGGATTAAAATCTCATCCTTCTCATGAGGTTTTTAAGTCAATGATGAATGAAGAGTATGGTTTTGGTGGAATGTTAACTATTGATGCAGGATCATTAGAAAAAGCAAATGCTTTAATGGAATTAATGCAAGAGCGTAATTTAGGATATTTAGCAGTGAGTTTAGGTTTTTATAAAACATTGTTTTCTGCTCCAGGAACATCAACATCATCAGAAATACCGGAAGAAGAACAAGAAGAAATGGGATTGACTGATGGTTTAATTCGTTTTTCTATTGGGTTAGATAACGATATTGAGCGTACTTATAAAATGATGAAAACATGTATGTTAGAGGTTGGAGTATTGGAAGAAAACAATATGGTTTCTGTATAA
- a CDS encoding 1-acyl-sn-glycerol-3-phosphate acyltransferase codes for MKFLSYILSSIFGLVFFSLLLIFHPLQWLGLKLFGQNGHQKVVDIMNWFLIKSLLLLGIRTKVENKHELPENTSLIFVANHQSTFDIPPIIWHFRKHWPKFVAKKELGKGIPSISFNLKHGGAALIDRKDGKQAIVELAKFAKQINKNKWSAVIFPEGTRSKTGKPKSFAPNGLKMLTKYNKESYVVPLTINNSWKVFKYGKFPLGIGSPIKITTHKPIKVSSLPFDELLESVETTIKASIQ; via the coding sequence ATGAAATTTTTAAGCTACATACTATCATCTATTTTTGGGCTAGTATTCTTTTCTTTATTATTAATATTTCATCCTTTACAATGGTTAGGGCTTAAACTTTTTGGTCAAAACGGTCACCAAAAAGTAGTTGATATTATGAATTGGTTTTTAATAAAATCACTTTTATTACTAGGAATCAGAACTAAAGTTGAAAACAAACATGAACTACCAGAAAACACAAGTTTAATTTTTGTAGCGAATCATCAAAGTACTTTTGACATACCTCCAATTATATGGCATTTTAGAAAGCATTGGCCTAAATTTGTTGCAAAAAAAGAACTTGGAAAAGGAATACCAAGTATCTCTTTTAACTTAAAGCATGGAGGTGCGGCATTGATTGACAGAAAAGACGGAAAACAGGCTATTGTAGAATTAGCTAAATTTGCAAAACAAATAAATAAAAACAAATGGTCGGCAGTAATATTTCCTGAAGGTACAAGAAGTAAAACCGGGAAACCAAAAAGCTTTGCGCCTAACGGACTAAAAATGCTTACTAAATACAACAAAGAGTCGTACGTTGTACCTTTAACAATTAACAACTCGTGGAAGGTTTTTAAATATGGGAAATTCCCTTTAGGAATTGGAAGTCCTATTAAAATAACCACTCACAAACCAATAAAAGTAAGTAGCCTTCCGTTTGATGAATTATTAGAAAGTGTAGAAACGACTATTAAAGCATCAATTCAATAA
- a CDS encoding TonB-dependent receptor domain-containing protein, with amino-acid sequence MKQVIVVLFLIIITPIFSQTLTVIDAETGKPIDAVAVFNKEKTKSSISNEDGVLNISNFSKNEILVFSHVAYAEYQVKKATLKLNNYQVYLSKESEQLDEVVLSVFKNSEKTNRIAEQIAVITSKDIAKVSPQTSADLLANVPGIKVQKSQFGGGSPVLRGMESNRVLLVVDGVRMNNAIYRKGHLQNAITVSPNLLDRTEVVFGPSSVIYGSDALGGVIHYYTKTPKLSDKNQVKNSLFSRYSTVNHETTNTISTELQFKNWASFTSVSHSNFDDLTMGQNRSHGFKDWGKVPFYSDNLNGNYSENPIANTNQNLQKNTGYNQTDILQKFYVPLSKKTDLKLNLQYSTSSDVPRFDKLMELKSGNLKFAEWYYGPQQRLLISPQLEINPNKKWLNKGVFTLAYQNIKESRIQRKFGSLDRSYREETVNVYSFNGDFTVPLAKQRNLGYGFEVAYNDVGSNSYGKTLNIVNGEINGFKGDFGVQSRYADGGSSYLSSALYIDYRQDVTSKSTLNTGIRLTNTNLTAKWVDEQFIKLPNNDISVNNTALTATIGYVYKPSKTWQLNTVISSGFRSPNIDDVGKVREKSGKITVPNINLKPEHAYNAEIGVQKYFNNRKFRIGANVYYTLLRNYIYREAFQLNGKSTIQFDGEDGDIVANVNKGNAYITGFTVSYQGKLHNNWKTSGFITYTKGESYDLNEPMSSIPPLFGNFEINYTNKKFEGGANLRFNAKKDIKDYNINEGIDNHNQTPIINANAQEDIDKYYGTPSWMTIGLYGKYTLNSIASIQASISNLFDEHYKEFASGVSSPGRNLSIALQLNL; translated from the coding sequence ATGAAGCAAGTAATAGTAGTACTTTTCTTAATAATAATCACCCCAATATTTTCACAAACATTAACCGTTATTGATGCCGAAACTGGTAAACCAATCGACGCTGTTGCTGTTTTTAATAAAGAAAAAACTAAATCGTCAATTAGTAATGAAGACGGTGTTCTAAATATTTCAAATTTTTCAAAAAATGAAATACTTGTTTTTTCACACGTAGCCTATGCTGAATACCAGGTAAAAAAAGCTACTTTAAAATTAAACAACTATCAAGTATATCTATCTAAAGAATCTGAACAGTTAGATGAAGTTGTTTTATCCGTTTTTAAAAACAGTGAAAAAACAAATAGAATTGCTGAGCAAATAGCAGTTATAACCTCTAAAGATATAGCTAAAGTTTCTCCTCAAACATCAGCTGATTTATTAGCCAATGTTCCTGGTATAAAAGTGCAAAAATCTCAATTCGGTGGTGGTAGCCCAGTATTAAGAGGAATGGAGAGTAATCGTGTATTATTAGTTGTAGATGGAGTACGAATGAATAATGCAATTTATAGAAAAGGACATTTACAAAACGCTATTACTGTTTCTCCTAATTTATTAGACAGAACCGAAGTTGTTTTTGGACCTTCATCAGTAATTTATGGTTCAGATGCCTTAGGTGGAGTTATTCATTACTATACCAAAACACCTAAACTATCAGATAAAAACCAAGTTAAAAACTCTTTATTTTCACGTTACAGCACAGTAAATCACGAAACAACAAATACTATATCTACTGAATTACAATTCAAAAATTGGGCATCTTTTACTAGTGTTTCACATAGTAATTTTGATGATTTGACCATGGGGCAAAATCGTTCTCACGGATTTAAAGACTGGGGAAAAGTTCCATTTTATTCCGATAATTTAAACGGAAACTATAGCGAAAACCCTATTGCAAATACTAATCAAAACTTACAAAAAAATACAGGATATAATCAAACAGATATCCTTCAAAAATTTTATGTTCCGTTATCAAAAAAAACTGATTTAAAATTAAACTTACAATATTCTACCTCATCTGATGTACCTCGCTTTGATAAGTTAATGGAATTAAAATCTGGAAACTTAAAATTTGCTGAATGGTATTATGGACCTCAACAACGTTTATTAATTTCTCCTCAACTAGAGATTAACCCAAATAAAAAATGGTTAAACAAAGGAGTTTTTACTCTTGCTTATCAAAATATAAAAGAAAGTAGAATCCAACGAAAATTTGGAAGCCTTGACAGATCTTATAGAGAAGAAACTGTAAATGTTTATAGTTTTAATGGAGACTTTACTGTTCCTTTGGCAAAACAACGCAATTTAGGATATGGGTTTGAGGTTGCCTATAACGATGTTGGATCTAACTCTTATGGTAAAACTTTAAATATAGTAAATGGAGAAATTAATGGCTTCAAGGGTGATTTTGGTGTACAATCTCGCTACGCTGATGGAGGAAGTAGCTATTTAAGTTCAGCTTTATATATTGATTATCGACAAGATGTTACAAGTAAATCTACCTTAAACACAGGAATTCGTTTAACAAACACTAATTTAACTGCAAAATGGGTAGACGAACAATTTATCAAATTACCTAATAATGATATTAGTGTAAATAATACAGCTTTAACTGCTACCATAGGTTATGTATATAAACCTAGCAAAACATGGCAATTAAACACTGTAATATCTTCTGGTTTTCGTTCACCAAACATTGATGATGTAGGAAAAGTAAGAGAAAAAAGTGGAAAAATAACTGTTCCTAATATTAATTTGAAACCTGAACACGCTTATAATGCAGAAATTGGTGTTCAAAAGTATTTTAACAATCGTAAATTTAGAATAGGGGCAAATGTGTATTATACCTTATTACGTAACTATATATACAGAGAAGCTTTTCAACTAAATGGAAAATCAACAATTCAGTTTGATGGAGAAGACGGTGATATTGTAGCCAATGTAAATAAAGGCAATGCTTATATAACTGGATTTACTGTAAGCTATCAAGGAAAACTTCACAACAACTGGAAAACTTCTGGATTTATAACGTATACAAAAGGAGAAAGCTACGACTTAAACGAGCCTATGTCTTCAATACCTCCTCTTTTTGGTAATTTCGAAATAAACTACACCAATAAGAAGTTTGAAGGTGGTGCTAACTTACGATTCAATGCTAAAAAAGACATTAAAGATTATAACATTAATGAAGGTATTGATAACCATAATCAAACACCTATAATAAATGCAAACGCTCAAGAAGATATTGATAAATATTATGGCACACCAAGCTGGATGACTATTGGCTTATATGGTAAATACACATTAAATTCAATTGCATCTATACAAGCAAGCATTAGCAACTTGTTTGATGAACATTATAAAGAATTCGCATCTGGTGTTTCTTCTCCTGGAAGAAACCTTTCAATAGCATTACAATTAAACTTATAA
- a CDS encoding peroxiredoxin, whose product MKKKLCISIVLLGIIGFLGYKISSKLSYKKEVAERTKTIPDFSFKTIEDTLFTQDSLASKPIVFVYFNSDCDYCQSEASKIQQRLADFKHTQLIFVSFEKKEGIKKFAQDYKLHNQENITFLEDVKGEFSKLFDVNSIPYIVVYDANRELLKKFKGVTKVNAILELIK is encoded by the coding sequence ATGAAAAAGAAACTTTGTATTTCTATTGTATTACTTGGTATTATTGGTTTTTTAGGGTATAAAATAAGTAGTAAACTTAGTTATAAAAAAGAGGTAGCTGAGCGCACTAAAACTATTCCTGATTTTAGTTTTAAAACGATAGAAGATACCCTATTTACACAGGATAGTTTAGCTTCTAAACCTATTGTTTTTGTTTATTTTAACTCTGATTGTGATTATTGTCAGTCAGAAGCTTCTAAAATACAACAGCGGTTAGCAGATTTTAAGCATACACAGTTAATTTTTGTGTCGTTTGAAAAAAAAGAAGGGATAAAAAAATTTGCTCAAGACTACAAGCTACATAATCAAGAAAATATAACGTTTTTAGAAGATGTAAAAGGTGAGTTTTCAAAATTATTTGATGTAAATTCAATTCCTTACATTGTAGTATACGATGCAAACCGAGAGTTGCTTAAAAAGTTTAAAGGAGTTACAAAAGTTAATGCTATTTTAGAATTAATAAAATAG
- a CDS encoding MoaD/ThiS family protein produces MKIQLLSFGIARDLLGSSSIEIEIPNETSIESFKKIILKQFPKIASVSSYAIAVNEEYANDSLVLKENDVVAIIPPVSGG; encoded by the coding sequence ATGAAAATTCAATTACTTAGTTTTGGTATAGCTAGAGATTTATTGGGCAGTTCTTCTATAGAGATAGAAATTCCTAACGAAACCTCTATTGAAAGCTTTAAAAAAATAATATTAAAGCAGTTTCCTAAAATCGCTAGTGTAAGTTCTTATGCAATAGCTGTTAATGAAGAATACGCAAATGACTCTCTTGTTTTAAAAGAGAATGATGTGGTAGCTATTATTCCTCCAGTAAGTGGAGGGTAA
- a CDS encoding acyl-ACP desaturase, translated as MSIQNIRKEVMQTLEKNIDSFVDKFLVPIEKIWQPTDFLPNSQKDTFIDEVKEIQEISKELDDDFWVVLVGDTITEEALPTYESWLLDLDGITQQPDNGWAKWIRAWTAEENRHGDVLNKYLYLSGRVNMREVEITTQHLISDGFDIGTATDPYKNFVYTSFQELATYISHLNVAKIAKKKGHKALAKMSKIIAGDEMRHHLAYSEFVKEIFKIDPSEMMLAFQQMMKHKIVMPAMHLRESFGTKGSLFDDFSTVAQRVGVYTGFDYVDILKKLNTTWEIDKITNLTPEAEKARDYLMKLPDRMYRITERIVVPDTKFNFKWMIPS; from the coding sequence ATGTCAATACAAAACATACGAAAAGAAGTAATGCAAACGCTGGAAAAAAACATTGACAGTTTTGTAGACAAATTTTTAGTACCTATAGAAAAGATTTGGCAGCCAACCGATTTTTTACCTAATTCACAAAAAGACACTTTTATTGATGAGGTTAAAGAAATTCAAGAGATTTCAAAAGAATTAGATGATGATTTTTGGGTTGTATTAGTAGGAGATACTATTACAGAAGAAGCTTTACCTACTTATGAATCTTGGTTACTTGATTTAGATGGTATAACGCAACAACCTGACAATGGATGGGCTAAATGGATACGTGCATGGACAGCTGAAGAAAATCGCCATGGAGATGTACTTAATAAATACCTATATTTATCAGGACGTGTAAATATGCGTGAAGTTGAAATCACGACACAGCACCTAATTTCTGACGGATTTGATATTGGTACAGCTACTGATCCTTATAAAAACTTTGTGTATACAAGTTTTCAAGAATTAGCTACCTACATTTCTCATTTAAACGTAGCTAAAATAGCTAAGAAAAAAGGGCATAAAGCTTTAGCTAAAATGTCAAAAATTATTGCTGGTGATGAAATGCGTCATCACTTAGCCTATTCTGAATTTGTAAAAGAAATTTTTAAAATAGATCCTAGTGAAATGATGTTAGCATTTCAACAAATGATGAAACATAAAATAGTAATGCCTGCTATGCACTTACGTGAATCATTTGGCACAAAAGGTAGTTTATTTGATGATTTCTCAACAGTAGCTCAACGTGTAGGAGTATACACAGGTTTTGACTATGTTGATATTTTAAAGAAGTTAAACACTACATGGGAAATTGATAAAATAACCAACTTAACACCTGAAGCAGAGAAAGCAAGAGATTATTTAATGAAGTTACCAGACAGAATGTATAGAATCACGGAACGTATTGTAGTGCCAGATACTAAATTCAATTTTAAATGGATGATTCCATCATAA